A region of Caldibacillus debilis DSM 16016 DNA encodes the following proteins:
- a CDS encoding class I SAM-dependent methyltransferase, translated as MGREFDRLFDEWAAVYDDTVRGSDEEYQQVFSGYEKILSAVADKVGGTVLEFGIGTGNLTMRLLQKGAKVIGIEPSTNMRKLAMKKVKGNFRLFDGDFLDFPVPAEKVDAIVSSYAFHHLTDGEKRLAVEKYAALLKPGGKIVFADTMFPSEEDKQKAIREAEENGFFRLAEDLKTEYYTTIPFLTSVFEGNGFRVRFMRMNPYVWILEGEKAGGNG; from the coding sequence ATGGGAAGGGAATTTGACAGGCTGTTTGATGAATGGGCAGCCGTTTACGACGATACGGTGCGAGGCAGCGACGAAGAGTATCAACAGGTTTTTTCCGGATATGAGAAGATTTTAAGCGCCGTCGCCGATAAGGTCGGCGGCACGGTGCTGGAGTTCGGGATCGGCACCGGGAATCTGACGATGCGCCTCCTGCAAAAGGGGGCGAAAGTCATCGGCATCGAACCTTCCACAAACATGCGGAAATTGGCCATGAAAAAAGTGAAGGGGAATTTCCGCCTGTTTGACGGCGATTTTTTGGATTTCCCCGTCCCGGCGGAAAAGGTGGACGCCATCGTCTCCTCCTACGCCTTCCACCATTTGACCGACGGGGAAAAGCGGCTCGCCGTGGAAAAATACGCCGCCCTGCTGAAACCGGGCGGGAAAATCGTCTTCGCCGACACGATGTTTCCGAGCGAAGAAGACAAACAAAAGGCCATCCGGGAGGCGGAAGAAAACGGGTTTTTCCGGTTGGCGGAAGATTTGAAAACGGAATATTACACCACGATCCCGTTCCTCACCTCCGTCTTCGAAGGGAACGGGTTCCGCGTCCGTTTTATGAGGATGAACCCCTACGTTTGGATATTGGAAGGGGAAAAAGCCGGCGGAAACGGATGA
- a CDS encoding S-ribosylhomocysteine lyase — MKKDRLNVESFHLDHTKVKAPYVRLADVKTGKNGDKIYKYDVRFCQPNKEHMEMPALHSLEHLMAERIRDHHPDVFDVSPMGCQTGFYVSIINDGDYEGFLRVLEKTLTDVLNAEEVPACNEIQCGNAASHSLEGAKKLAKKMLDHRDEWTQVFAE; from the coding sequence ATGAAAAAGGATCGGCTGAATGTGGAAAGCTTCCATTTGGACCATACGAAGGTGAAGGCCCCCTATGTCCGCCTCGCGGACGTAAAGACGGGGAAAAACGGGGATAAAATTTACAAATACGACGTTCGTTTTTGCCAGCCGAACAAGGAGCATATGGAAATGCCCGCCCTCCATTCCCTGGAGCATCTGATGGCCGAGCGTATCCGCGATCATCATCCGGACGTCTTCGACGTGAGCCCCATGGGCTGCCAAACGGGCTTCTACGTGTCCATCATCAATGACGGCGATTATGAAGGCTTCCTGCGGGTTTTGGAAAAAACGCTGACGGACGTACTAAACGCCGAGGAGGTTCCCGCCTGCAACGAGATCCAATGCGGAAACGCGGCGAGCCACAGCCTGGAAGGGGCGAAGAAACTGGCGAAAAAAATGCTCGATCATCGGGACGAATGGACGCAAGTTTTTGCGGAATGA
- a CDS encoding PLP-dependent cysteine synthase family protein — protein sequence MKYYHDVRELVGRTPLVKINRHPFAGKVRIFAKLEYLNPGGSVKDRLGRYLLQKALESGKIDENGTIIEPTAGNTGIGLALAAAGTNVKVICVVPEKFSIEKQELMRALGATVINTPTELGMQGAIEKAKQLLKEIPNSYCPNQFENPWNPETYYETMGPEIVEELDGKIDVFVAGAGSGGTFTGTAKYLKEKIPGIRTVIVEPQGSILNGGEPGPHKTEGIGVEKIPPFLDKSLMDAIYTIPDRSAFARVKELAKNEGLLVGSSSGAAFDAALQEAAKAKEDAVIVTVFPDSSERYLSKGIYKEEGI from the coding sequence ATGAAATACTATCATGATGTCCGTGAATTGGTCGGGAGAACGCCGCTGGTCAAAATCAACCGCCACCCTTTTGCCGGCAAAGTCCGGATCTTCGCCAAGCTGGAATATTTGAACCCCGGGGGAAGCGTGAAAGACCGGCTGGGCCGGTATCTATTGCAGAAGGCCTTGGAAAGCGGGAAGATCGATGAAAACGGGACGATCATCGAACCGACGGCGGGAAACACGGGGATCGGCCTGGCGCTGGCCGCCGCGGGGACGAATGTGAAAGTCATCTGCGTCGTCCCGGAAAAATTCAGCATCGAAAAACAGGAACTGATGCGCGCCCTCGGGGCGACGGTGATCAATACGCCCACCGAACTCGGCATGCAGGGGGCGATCGAAAAGGCGAAACAGCTGCTGAAAGAGATCCCCAACTCCTATTGCCCCAACCAGTTTGAAAATCCGTGGAACCCGGAAACCTATTACGAGACGATGGGCCCGGAAATCGTCGAAGAATTGGACGGGAAAATCGATGTATTCGTGGCCGGCGCCGGGAGCGGAGGCACATTCACGGGGACGGCGAAATATTTGAAGGAAAAAATCCCCGGGATCCGGACGGTCATCGTCGAACCGCAAGGGTCGATCCTGAACGGCGGGGAACCCGGGCCCCATAAAACGGAGGGGATCGGTGTGGAGAAGATCCCGCCGTTCCTGGACAAATCCCTGATGGATGCCATCTATACCATTCCCGACCGGTCGGCCTTTGCCAGGGTAAAGGAACTGGCCAAAAACGAAGGCCTCCTGGTCGGCAGTTCATCCGGCGCGGCCTTCGACGCCGCCCTCCAGGAGGCGGCGAAGGCGAAGGAAGATGCGGTCATCGTCACGGTTTTTCCCGATTCCAGCGAAAGGTATTTGTCGAAAGGCATTTATAAGGAGGAAGGCATTTGA
- a CDS encoding bifunctional cystathionine gamma-lyase/homocysteine desulfhydrase, which translates to MKKKTLMIHGGIPRDPHTGAVSVPVTRASTFKQNGVGNFLYEYARTKNPTREALEELVKDLEGGVAGFAFASGMAAISSVMHLFKAGDHLIFTDDVYGGTFRLMAKVLNRFSLDVSFVDTSDPNQIEAALKENTKAIYIETPTNPLLKITDIRAVSEIAKRRGLLLIVDNTFSTPYWQNPLQLGADIVLHSATKYLGGHSDVVAGVVAVNSEKLKEELHFVQNSVGAVLSPDDSWMLIRGIKTLAIRMEAVEENAKRIAEFLEGHGAVRKVYYPGLPSHKGHEIHKKQAKGFGGMISFDVGSGEKAEEVVKKVRYFTLAESLGAVESLISIPAKMTHASIPYERRQELGITDGLIRLSVGIEDAEDLLEDLAQALD; encoded by the coding sequence TTGAAGAAAAAAACGTTGATGATCCATGGCGGGATCCCCCGGGATCCCCATACCGGCGCGGTATCGGTCCCCGTTACCCGGGCGAGCACCTTCAAGCAGAACGGGGTCGGAAATTTCCTTTATGAATATGCCCGGACGAAAAACCCGACGCGGGAAGCGCTGGAGGAACTGGTAAAGGATCTGGAAGGCGGGGTGGCCGGATTCGCGTTCGCCTCCGGCATGGCCGCCATTTCTTCCGTCATGCACTTGTTCAAGGCGGGAGACCATCTGATTTTTACCGATGATGTGTACGGCGGCACCTTCCGGTTGATGGCGAAGGTGCTGAACCGGTTTTCGCTCGATGTCTCTTTCGTGGATACGAGCGATCCGAACCAAATCGAGGCCGCCTTGAAGGAAAACACGAAGGCGATCTACATCGAAACTCCGACCAATCCTTTGCTGAAGATCACCGATATCCGGGCGGTCAGCGAAATCGCGAAAAGGCGCGGCCTGTTGTTGATCGTCGACAACACCTTCAGCACCCCCTATTGGCAAAATCCCCTTCAGCTCGGCGCGGACATCGTGCTCCACAGCGCGACGAAATATTTGGGCGGCCACAGCGACGTCGTCGCCGGGGTCGTGGCCGTCAACTCCGAGAAGCTGAAGGAAGAACTGCATTTCGTCCAAAATTCCGTAGGCGCCGTTTTAAGCCCGGACGACAGCTGGATGTTGATCCGGGGGATCAAGACGCTGGCGATCCGGATGGAGGCCGTGGAGGAAAACGCGAAACGGATCGCGGAATTTCTGGAAGGCCACGGGGCTGTCCGGAAGGTATATTATCCCGGACTCCCGTCCCATAAGGGGCATGAAATCCACAAGAAGCAGGCGAAGGGGTTTGGCGGCATGATCTCCTTCGATGTGGGCAGCGGGGAAAAGGCGGAGGAAGTGGTCAAAAAAGTCCGCTATTTCACCCTGGCGGAAAGCCTTGGGGCGGTCGAGAGCCTGATTTCCATCCCGGCAAAAATGACCCACGCGTCCATCCCCTATGAAAGAAGGCAGGAACTGGGCATCACCGACGGGCTCATCCGCCTCTCCGTCGGGATCGAGGACGCGGAAGACCTGTTGGAGGATTTGGCGCAGGCATTGGATTGA
- a CDS encoding GNAT family N-acetyltransferase encodes MDLLLLADPSPRLVHEYLQRGECFVAESNNRIIGVYVLLPTRPETVELVNIAVTKSHQGRGIGKQLVMHAIQTAKSKGFKTIEVGTGNSSVGQLALYQKCGFRITGIDIDFFTRHYSDEIFENGIQCKDMIRLSQDLF; translated from the coding sequence ATGGATTTATTGTTATTAGCTGACCCTTCTCCACGGCTTGTACATGAATATCTTCAAAGAGGAGAATGCTTTGTAGCAGAAAGTAACAATAGAATAATTGGGGTTTATGTTTTACTTCCAACAAGGCCTGAAACGGTAGAGTTAGTAAATATTGCAGTTACAAAAAGTCATCAAGGAAGAGGAATTGGAAAACAATTGGTAATGCATGCCATTCAAACCGCAAAATCAAAAGGATTTAAAACCATTGAAGTAGGCACGGGAAATTCAAGTGTTGGGCAATTAGCACTTTATCAAAAATGCGGTTTTAGAATAACTGGTATTGACATTGATTTTTTCACAAGGCATTACTCAGACGAAATTTTTGAAAATGGTATTCAGTGTAAGGATATGATTCGACTATCTCAAGACTTGTTTTAA
- the msrA gene encoding peptide-methionine (S)-S-oxide reductase MsrA, with protein sequence MEKATFAGGCFWCMVKPFDRWEGVHKVVSGYTGGHVKNPTYEQVKSGTTGHYEAVQITFDPEIIPYEKLLEIYWQQIDPTDDGGQFHDRGPSYRTAIFYHNEEQKIKAEQSKEALEKSGRFQKPIVTKILPAQEFYEAEEYHQDFYKKNPEAYKKDRELSGRDAFIEKYWGKKADL encoded by the coding sequence TTGGAAAAAGCCACATTTGCCGGCGGATGCTTTTGGTGCATGGTAAAACCCTTCGACCGCTGGGAAGGGGTGCATAAAGTCGTTTCCGGCTATACCGGCGGCCATGTGAAAAATCCGACCTACGAACAGGTGAAATCCGGGACGACCGGGCATTATGAGGCGGTGCAAATCACCTTTGACCCGGAAATCATCCCCTATGAGAAATTGCTGGAGATCTATTGGCAGCAAATCGATCCGACCGATGACGGCGGGCAGTTCCATGACCGGGGTCCCTCCTACCGGACGGCGATCTTTTACCATAACGAAGAGCAAAAAATAAAAGCGGAACAATCGAAGGAAGCCCTGGAAAAAAGCGGAAGGTTCCAAAAACCGATCGTGACCAAGATCCTCCCCGCCCAAGAATTTTACGAAGCGGAAGAATATCATCAAGATTTTTACAAGAAAAATCCGGAAGCCTACAAAAAAGACCGCGAACTGTCGGGCCGGGACGCCTTCATTGAAAAATATTGGGGGAAAAAGGCAGATCTTTAA
- a CDS encoding cytochrome ubiquinol oxidase subunit I: protein MDPVMLARIQFALTTIYHFFFVPLTIGLAFIIALMQTLYVVKKEEIYKKMAKFWGHLFLINFAVGVVTGIVQEFQFGMNWSDYSRFVGDVFGAPLAIEALLAFFMESTFIGLWIFGWDRLPKKVHLASIWLVSIGTMISGFWILTANAFMQVPVGYAIRNGRAEMVDFLALITNGQLWVEFPHVITGALATGAFFVAGISAYNLLKKKYTEFYRKSMNIALVIALVGSLGAAFSGHAQAQYLVKTQPMKMAAAEGIWEDTPDPAPWSAVAWIDTKNQENKFELNIPYLLSFLSYSKFEGGLKGMKTLQEEYAEKYDPVVGEGTNYIPPVKTTYWSFRFMIGFGTAMILLSMIGLYLWKKGRLEQSRRFLKLLVPAISFPFLANTFGWIMTEVGRQPWTVFGLMTTADAVSPNVSPGTILFSIIMYTLIFTVLSCVTVYLMVREIKRGPYGHHDGNAAVSVDPFHKAGV from the coding sequence ATGGATCCGGTCATGCTGGCAAGGATACAATTTGCGTTGACGACCATTTACCATTTCTTCTTCGTGCCCCTTACCATCGGATTGGCGTTTATCATCGCTTTGATGCAAACATTATATGTCGTGAAAAAGGAAGAGATTTACAAGAAAATGGCGAAATTCTGGGGGCACTTGTTTCTGATCAATTTTGCCGTAGGGGTTGTAACGGGGATCGTTCAGGAATTCCAATTCGGAATGAACTGGTCGGATTATTCCCGGTTCGTCGGTGACGTCTTCGGGGCGCCGCTCGCCATTGAAGCGCTGCTTGCCTTCTTTATGGAATCCACCTTTATCGGGCTTTGGATTTTCGGCTGGGACCGGCTGCCGAAAAAAGTGCACTTGGCGAGTATTTGGCTCGTATCGATCGGGACGATGATCTCCGGTTTTTGGATTTTAACGGCAAATGCCTTCATGCAAGTGCCCGTCGGTTATGCGATCCGAAACGGCAGGGCGGAAATGGTCGACTTTCTCGCGCTCATCACCAACGGACAATTATGGGTGGAATTTCCCCACGTCATCACGGGGGCATTGGCTACCGGGGCATTCTTCGTTGCCGGTATCAGCGCCTATAACCTGTTAAAAAAGAAATATACGGAATTTTACAGGAAGTCCATGAACATCGCCTTGGTCATCGCCTTGGTCGGCAGTTTGGGCGCCGCCTTCAGCGGTCACGCCCAAGCCCAATATCTTGTGAAGACCCAGCCGATGAAGATGGCGGCTGCAGAGGGGATTTGGGAAGATACGCCCGATCCCGCGCCCTGGTCGGCCGTTGCCTGGATCGACACGAAAAATCAAGAGAATAAGTTTGAGCTGAATATTCCCTATCTGTTAAGCTTTTTATCCTATTCGAAATTTGAAGGCGGCCTGAAGGGGATGAAGACCCTTCAGGAGGAATATGCGGAAAAATACGATCCGGTCGTCGGCGAAGGCACGAATTATATTCCGCCGGTGAAGACGACGTACTGGAGCTTCCGTTTCATGATCGGCTTCGGCACGGCGATGATCTTATTGTCGATGATCGGCCTGTATTTGTGGAAAAAGGGACGGCTGGAGCAAAGCCGCCGGTTTTTGAAACTCCTCGTTCCCGCCATCTCGTTTCCGTTTTTGGCCAACACCTTCGGATGGATCATGACCGAGGTGGGACGCCAGCCGTGGACGGTTTTCGGTTTGATGACGACGGCTGACGCCGTATCACCGAATGTTTCACCGGGAACCATCCTGTTTTCGATCATCATGTACACGCTGATCTTCACCGTCCTTTCGTGCGTGACCGTGTATTTGATGGTCCGGGAAATCAAACGGGGACCGTACGGACATCATGACGGGAATGCCGCGGTATCCGTCGATCCGTTCCATAAGGCAGGTGTTTGA
- the cydB gene encoding cytochrome d ubiquinol oxidase subunit II, giving the protein MELSELWFILIAVLFIGFFFLEGFDFGVGMATRFLARNQNERTVMANTIGPFWDANEVWLITAAGAIFAAFPHWYATMFSGYYLLMLAVLLCLIGRGVSFEFRRKVEDPRWTELWDWVIFFGSLLPPFLLGILFTSMLKGMPIQKDMNMDAGFSDVINIYSLWGGLTVALLCFLHGLTFLSLKTEGEIRGRSAALAKKLVWAAMAALAVFAGLSWQMTDIFEVRPVLEPILVVLLLFALGLSRYFISAKREGMAFAMTGLGIVLTVASVFAGLFPRVMVSSLDKAYHLTVYNASSGAYSLKIMTIAALTILPFVLGYTIYSYYVFRKRVTDKEHLTY; this is encoded by the coding sequence ATGGAATTGAGTGAACTTTGGTTTATCCTGATCGCTGTACTCTTTATCGGATTCTTCTTCCTCGAAGGGTTTGATTTTGGCGTGGGAATGGCGACACGTTTCCTGGCCCGGAATCAAAATGAGCGGACGGTCATGGCGAATACCATCGGCCCGTTCTGGGACGCGAATGAAGTGTGGCTGATCACCGCGGCAGGCGCCATTTTTGCCGCGTTCCCCCACTGGTATGCGACGATGTTCAGCGGCTATTACCTGCTGATGCTGGCCGTCCTGCTCTGCCTGATCGGACGCGGCGTTTCCTTTGAATTCCGCCGCAAGGTGGAAGATCCGCGGTGGACGGAGCTGTGGGACTGGGTGATCTTTTTCGGCAGTTTGTTGCCGCCGTTTTTGCTCGGGATTCTGTTCACCAGCATGCTGAAGGGCATGCCGATCCAAAAAGATATGAATATGGACGCCGGGTTCTCGGATGTGATCAACATTTATTCCCTCTGGGGCGGCTTGACGGTCGCATTGCTCTGTTTCCTGCACGGTTTGACCTTCCTGTCCCTCAAAACCGAAGGAGAGATCAGGGGGCGTTCGGCAGCGCTGGCGAAAAAACTGGTGTGGGCCGCAATGGCAGCCCTTGCCGTCTTTGCGGGCCTGTCTTGGCAGATGACCGATATTTTCGAGGTGCGCCCCGTCCTTGAGCCGATCCTTGTCGTTTTGCTGCTGTTTGCTTTGGGACTTTCCCGCTATTTTATTTCCGCGAAACGGGAGGGCATGGCGTTCGCCATGACCGGGCTCGGCATCGTATTGACGGTGGCGTCGGTTTTCGCCGGGCTGTTCCCGCGGGTGATGGTCAGCTCCTTGGACAAAGCCTATCATTTAACGGTCTACAACGCATCCAGCGGGGCATACTCCCTTAAAATCATGACGATTGCGGCCTTAACGATTTTGCCGTTCGTGTTAGGGTACACTATTTACAGCTATTATGTTTTCCGGAAACGGGTAACGGATAAGGAGCATCTCACGTACTGA
- the cydD gene encoding thiol reductant ABC exporter subunit CydD produces MDRTLFSFKGLKTVLAGLAALTAIQAAAIIVQAYFLADAISSLFGGDPFAHVFHQWMIFLFALVLRQLLAVWKRTIAYRFAARTGKELREALLQKLFQLGPRFVRAEGSGQTVTLVMEGIAKFRRYLELLLPKMMNSVIIPSAIFLFILFVNIRSAVILGLAVPILIVFMILLGLAAKIKADRQYKSYQMLSNHFVDSLRGLETLKYLGLSRRHINSILFVSERYRRATMGTLRIAFLSSFAMDFFTMLSIATVAVFLGMDLINGKMGLHPALTILILAPEYFLPIRELGADYHATLDGKEAGKKIREILDKETPQQGQDPIPPWNAASVFSVKGLSVRFADSRRPALQDIRFSVSGFQKVGIIGASGAGKSTLIDVLGGFLTPSAGEFEVNGRKVTTLSQRHWQCQITYIPQHPYLFHDTVFNNIRFYRPEAAREEVEEAAERSGLTGLIRSLPEGFETIIGEGGRALSGGQEQRIALARAFLSDRPIIMLDEPTAHLDVETEYELKETMRQLFKGKLVFFATHRLHWMPDMDFIIVLDQGKIVETGTHEQLIRKKAAYYRLVKRQMEGL; encoded by the coding sequence ATGGATCGAACGCTGTTCTCTTTCAAAGGACTGAAGACGGTTCTCGCCGGGCTGGCGGCATTGACGGCGATTCAAGCCGCGGCCATCATCGTTCAGGCTTATTTTTTGGCGGACGCGATCTCTTCCCTTTTCGGGGGAGATCCGTTCGCCCACGTCTTTCATCAATGGATGATTTTCCTGTTTGCCCTGGTCCTCCGCCAGCTGCTTGCCGTCTGGAAGCGAACGATCGCCTACCGGTTTGCGGCCAGGACGGGCAAAGAGCTCCGGGAGGCCTTGCTGCAAAAGTTGTTCCAGCTCGGCCCCCGTTTTGTAAGGGCGGAAGGCTCCGGACAGACGGTCACCCTGGTTATGGAAGGAATAGCGAAATTCCGCCGTTATTTGGAGCTTCTTCTTCCGAAGATGATGAATTCGGTCATTATCCCTTCGGCCATTTTCCTGTTTATCCTTTTTGTCAATATCCGCTCCGCCGTCATTTTGGGCCTCGCCGTTCCGATCCTGATCGTCTTTATGATTTTGCTCGGGCTGGCGGCAAAAATAAAGGCCGACCGCCAATACAAATCCTATCAAATGCTGTCCAACCATTTCGTCGATTCTTTGCGGGGACTGGAGACGCTCAAATATTTGGGATTGAGCCGGCGGCACATCAACAGCATCCTTTTCGTAAGCGAAAGGTACCGCCGGGCCACGATGGGGACGCTGCGCATCGCCTTTTTATCTTCCTTTGCCATGGATTTTTTCACCATGCTGTCCATCGCGACCGTCGCCGTTTTTCTCGGGATGGATCTGATAAACGGGAAGATGGGGCTGCATCCGGCGTTGACGATTCTGATCCTGGCCCCGGAGTACTTCCTGCCGATCAGGGAGCTGGGGGCCGATTACCATGCGACCCTGGACGGAAAGGAAGCGGGCAAAAAGATCCGGGAAATCCTCGATAAAGAAACTCCGCAGCAAGGGCAGGACCCGATTCCCCCTTGGAACGCCGCTTCCGTTTTTTCCGTGAAAGGCCTCAGCGTGCGTTTTGCGGACAGCCGCCGGCCGGCTTTGCAGGATATCCGATTTTCCGTATCGGGCTTTCAAAAGGTCGGAATCATCGGGGCCAGCGGCGCGGGAAAGTCCACGCTGATCGATGTTTTAGGCGGATTTCTGACGCCTTCCGCCGGCGAATTTGAAGTAAACGGCAGGAAGGTAACGACCCTTTCCCAGCGGCATTGGCAATGCCAGATCACCTATATTCCCCAGCACCCTTACCTGTTTCACGATACCGTTTTCAACAATATCCGATTTTACCGCCCGGAGGCGGCGAGGGAAGAAGTGGAGGAGGCCGCGGAGCGGTCGGGCCTCACCGGATTGATTCGGTCGCTGCCGGAAGGGTTTGAGACCATCATCGGGGAAGGCGGGCGGGCCTTAAGCGGCGGGCAGGAACAACGAATCGCCCTCGCCCGGGCATTTTTAAGCGACCGTCCGATCATCATGCTCGATGAGCCGACCGCCCATCTGGATGTGGAAACGGAATACGAATTGAAAGAAACGATGCGGCAATTGTTCAAGGGCAAGCTCGTGTTTTTTGCCACCCACCGCCTGCATTGGATGCCGGATATGGATTTCATCATCGTGCTGGATCAAGGAAAAATTGTGGAAACCGGAACGCACGAACAGTTGATTCGGAAAAAAGCGGCATATTATCGGCTTGTGAAAAGACAAATGGAGGGCCTCTGA
- the cydC gene encoding thiol reductant ABC exporter subunit CydC — translation MGKEHWIFPYLRQYRGLLALAVLLGSLTVFFGGALMFTSGYLISKAAARPESILMVYVPIVGVRAFGIGRAVLRYAERLAGHQFALKILSAMRVRLYKIVEPQALFLRSRFRTGDVLGALADDIEHLQDFYLKTLIPSIVSLAVYTAVLIAAGLFSAPFAILLGVFLGLLIFVGPIISYVYMKIKNEQLKRGRHRLYRQFTDAVFGISDWIFSGKYADYIRRYESQEQELFELETKKFSFVNGRDVLNQMVLGAVVILAVYWANGETISGTFPPTLIAACALAALSLTESFLPVAEAIAETSTYQDSIRRLEAIRAASPKASSEGEKRHAAPDFRQVTIEINRLSFGYDPKTPLLSDIRLKIDQGEKIAIIGRSGSGKSTLLKLIQGALVPSGGEVRINGIPAHELAPAIPKMMAVLNQKPYLFHTSVMNNIRLGNPEASDEKVFEAAKKVQLHEMIRQLPEGYETNMHETGQRFSGGERQRIALARILLQNTPVVIMDEPTVGLDPITEADLLADIFDLLEGKTIIWVTHHLLGAEKMDRILFLEKGKITMAGSHQQLLAREERYRRLYALDRPLSGKS, via the coding sequence ATGGGCAAGGAGCATTGGATCTTCCCGTATTTGCGCCAATACCGCGGGCTGCTGGCGCTGGCGGTTCTTCTTGGCTCCCTGACCGTTTTCTTCGGCGGGGCGTTGATGTTTACTTCGGGTTATCTGATTTCTAAAGCGGCGGCGCGGCCCGAATCCATTTTGATGGTTTATGTGCCGATTGTCGGTGTCCGCGCATTCGGCATCGGCCGCGCCGTGCTTCGCTACGCGGAGAGGCTGGCGGGGCACCAGTTCGCTTTGAAAATCCTTTCGGCCATGCGCGTCCGCTTATATAAAATCGTCGAGCCGCAAGCCTTGTTTCTCCGTTCCCGCTTCCGCACGGGGGACGTCCTGGGGGCGCTTGCCGATGATATTGAACATCTGCAGGATTTTTATTTAAAAACATTGATTCCTTCGATCGTTTCACTGGCCGTTTACACGGCGGTCCTGATTGCCGCGGGACTCTTTTCTGCGCCCTTCGCCATTCTCCTCGGCGTATTCTTGGGGCTGTTGATTTTTGTCGGCCCGATCATCTCATACGTTTATATGAAAATAAAAAATGAACAGTTGAAAAGGGGAAGGCACCGGCTCTACCGGCAGTTTACCGATGCGGTTTTCGGCATCAGCGATTGGATATTCAGCGGGAAGTACGCGGACTATATCCGCCGGTACGAATCACAGGAACAGGAGCTTTTTGAACTGGAAACGAAGAAATTTTCCTTTGTGAACGGGCGGGACGTGCTGAATCAAATGGTGCTCGGTGCCGTCGTCATCCTCGCCGTCTATTGGGCAAACGGGGAAACGATCAGCGGGACATTCCCGCCTACGCTGATCGCCGCCTGCGCCCTCGCGGCCCTGTCCTTGACGGAATCCTTTTTGCCGGTCGCCGAGGCCATCGCTGAAACGTCAACGTACCAGGATTCCATCAGACGCCTGGAGGCCATTCGGGCGGCATCTCCGAAAGCTTCATCCGAAGGGGAGAAACGGCATGCTGCGCCGGACTTCCGTCAGGTGACAATTGAAATCAACCGATTATCCTTCGGATATGATCCAAAAACCCCCCTTCTGTCCGATATTCGGTTAAAAATCGATCAAGGGGAGAAAATTGCCATCATCGGGCGCAGCGGTTCGGGAAAATCGACGCTGTTGAAACTGATTCAAGGCGCCCTTGTCCCGTCGGGCGGCGAAGTCCGGATCAACGGGATCCCTGCCCACGAGCTGGCTCCGGCCATTCCGAAAATGATGGCGGTCCTTAACCAAAAGCCGTATTTATTCCATACGTCCGTCATGAACAACATCCGCCTCGGCAACCCGGAAGCGTCCGATGAGAAAGTGTTCGAGGCGGCCAAGAAGGTTCAATTGCACGAGATGATTAGGCAATTGCCGGAAGGATATGAGACGAATATGCACGAAACGGGCCAGCGCTTTTCCGGAGGAGAACGGCAAAGAATCGCACTGGCACGGATCTTGTTGCAAAACACGCCGGTCGTCATCATGGATGAACCGACCGTCGGTCTCGACCCCATAACGGAAGCGGACCTGTTGGCGGACATCTTCGATCTATTGGAGGGAAAAACGATCATTTGGGTCACCCATCATTTGCTGGGCGCGGAAAAAATGGACCGCATCCTTTTCCTTGAAAAGGGAAAGATCACGATGGCGGGCAGCCATCAACAACTTCTGGCGCGCGAAGAAAGATACCGCCGGCTGTATGCGCTGGATCGCCCGCTGTCCGGTAAATCGTGA